CGGAAGAAGCGGGAGTCCGACAATCATCTTGGAAGCAGTAGCATCTCAAGatctgtggatatggcatgctttgTTTGGAACTCCAGGTTTGAGAAATGATATTAACGTGCTTGATCAATCTCCTGTGTTTGATGATATTTTGGAAGGTCGAGCACCGAAGGTCAATTACATAGTAAATGGCCACGAAAAAAATATGGGATATTATCTCACTGATGGCATATATCCTCAATGGGCGGCATTTGTCAAATCTATCCCAGGTCCACAAACGATGAAGCACAAGTTGTTTGCTCAACATCAAGAGTCCGAGCGAaaagatgttgagcgagcttttggtgtttTGCAAGCTCGTTTTGCTTTTATCAAATGTCCATGTCTTATTTGGGATCGTGATATTATGGGGAAAATAATGATTGcttgcataatcttgcacaatatgatagtgGAAGACGAAAGAAGCACGTATTCGAACTACTGTGATCCAACAGAATTTATTCAAGATCGACTTGGACAAAGTAGTCGTGAAAATGAAGATGGAGATGCGAATAATGATTTCGTATATTCTACGAATACGATTGCGAGTCTAGCTTcttatatgaaaaataaagcCCAACTTCAAAACAAAGAAGATCACAAAGCTCTGCTAAACGATTTGGTAGAGCATAtatgggcaaaatttggcaattACAATTGAATGTCTAGTTTTCATCTTATGTATGAGCACtaattatgtattttcaatttcgtatttgaatgaatgtaatttatgtttttatttatttatttttataatttttagtttgtcatttattacgttttttgaaaatttacaataataagtatttcatgtaataataatagtattaaaaaataatgtaaaaataatatataatagtgtggttgggtggtcattgataaaccatgaaaatatgtgtggttgggttggatgaatattaatgatgtggaagatgatgtggaggagatagaaatgaattaaatattgaaaaagtggatggttgggttgggttgggggGTTGCTGATAAACATGGTCTTAGTGAATATATGCCAaaagatggagtaataaaagttttgaaaatattgtcaaattttaaactcTATCATTTTATTGCCTGCGTATTTAGAAATACATGTAGGACTGAGTATAAAGGTAGTAGTGAATATATACCAaaagatggagtaataaaagtttcgaaaatattgtcaaattttaaattaattaattataaatcaatttttaatgtaaaataataattaaaattttgattataaATATTGTATATTTCAACTACACCTGATACATATTGGACATTAAACTAAGTGTTTACTATTTCTTTTTGTAGGCAAAACACATTCATAAGTCTTTATACTTTGATGGTTTATTTCAATAGGTCCTTGTATAATTTTTCCGTTTTACCAAGTTCCTGTActtttatatttgatatattcCAATCCTTATTTAATGGAATCGTTAACTATTTCGTTATAAAATAACACATCATAtatcaattatttaaatatattccaCTTAATATCctagttagaaaaaaaacatagaGATAAAAAAGGAAACTTTATAAAGAAATTCAAATTGCATTTTTCAGATTTATATCACTACAACCAAACAATCAGTAATATTCAAACTACTCTACCTTCAACTAACCTACAATTATCAATCTTCTTCAATGATTTTTAGCTCATATaatcaaacaaaaaatttcttcttctctctgCGTGTTGAAGACAAGCAAGAACAATGCCCCAAAAATTATACACACAAGATAAGGAGGAGACTTGCTAGAAGCTCAATATTTCTTTCATTTTGTGCCATTTTTGGTTTCTGAAAAATAGAAGATGAGGAAGGAGCCTTGTAATTGCAGAATTGCGAAGAATTGATTGCAGATTGCAATCAAAATGCAACCAATGAGAATGTACTCAACGTGTTCGACGAAATTTCTAAATGAGATTTGATACTGTTCTTGCTTCAAAACAGTGTTCCTACTTCTAAATGAGATTGGAGGCGTCATTCCAGATTCAACTACTAAAAGTTCAAATATATGAAAGCATTCCAATAGTTTGATCCTTTAAACTTTTCTCTTAATATAGTTATTAACAAGTATTCCAATATTTGATTCAACTACTAGATGTTTAGTTCATTGACAAGTTCATTGATTCCAATAGGTTTGATTCAACTACTAGAATGTTTAATTCCTTGACAAGTATTAGAAATGATATAAGAAATCTGTAGGCTaaaccttcttttcttctccacACTTGCATCTTGAACAATTTAATTGACAAGATATACTGCAATAATTCAATAATCTCATCAA
This Salvia splendens isolate huo1 unplaced genomic scaffold, SspV2 ctg1002, whole genome shotgun sequence DNA region includes the following protein-coding sequences:
- the LOC121788264 gene encoding uncharacterized protein LOC121788264 — protein: MRMLAYGAAADLHDEYLRMSAQLIRKSLIKFVEGVISNFGEEYLRKPNEEDLARLLHIGEQRGFPGMLGSINCMHWEWKNCPTSWAGEYAGRSGSPTIILEAVASQDLWIWHALFGTPGLRNDINVLDQSPVFDDILEGRAPKVNYIVNGHEKNMGYYLTDGIYPQWAAFVKSIPGPQTMKHKLFAQHQESERKDVERAFGVLQARFAFIKCPCLIWDRDIMGKIMIACIILHNMIVEDERSTYSNYCDPTEFIQDRLGQSSRENEDGDANNDFVYSTNTIASLASYMKNKAQLQNKEDHKALLNDLVEHIWAKFGNYN